One window of the Acaryochloris sp. CCMEE 5410 genome contains the following:
- a CDS encoding DUF6887 family protein, with amino-acid sequence MTQANFDKMNLDKLRQYVLAHREDINAFQVYVDRSKASGRMITINPGDPNWEDALEQKIQQITSGEAESN; translated from the coding sequence ATGACACAAGCTAATTTTGACAAGATGAATCTTGACAAGTTACGTCAGTATGTCTTAGCTCATCGAGAAGACATCAATGCCTTTCAGGTCTACGTTGATCGCTCAAAAGCGTCAGGGCGAATGATTACAATCAATCCTGGTGATCCAAACTGGGAGGATGCTTTAGAGCAAAAGATCCAACAAATAACTTCTGGTGAAGCGGAATCGAATTAA
- a CDS encoding DUF6888 family protein → MEPNDEQAQGLYRLCYRLTNVIYPGWQFRSVELVRIDERTGNLYVLAGDSLDFEIKPSGGYEP, encoded by the coding sequence ATGGAACCAAATGATGAGCAAGCTCAAGGGCTTTATAGACTCTGCTATCGCCTGACCAACGTAATTTACCCTGGATGGCAGTTTAGATCTGTTGAACTTGTCAGGATCGATGAGCGAACGGGTAACTTGTATGTGCTCGCTGGGGACAGTCTAGATTTTGAGATCAAGCCAAGTGGAGGGTATGAGCCATGA
- a CDS encoding type II toxin-antitoxin system HicB family antitoxin — translation MRYLTIIEQTKTGYSAYSPDLPGCVSTGLTYEEVEQNMREAIEFHLNGLKLEGYKIPEPSTSSTYIEVAA, via the coding sequence ATGCGTTATCTCACCATAATTGAACAAACAAAGACTGGATATTCAGCTTATTCACCTGATTTACCTGGCTGTGTTTCAACTGGATTAACATACGAAGAGGTTGAACAAAATATGCGTGAAGCTATCGAGTTTCATTTGAATGGACTAAAGTTAGAAGGGTATAAGATCCCTGAGCCATCCACCTCATCGACCTATATAGAAGTTGCTGCCTAA
- a CDS encoding type II toxin-antitoxin system HicA family toxin, with protein MHWCHWAGRVGARTKGSHRQYKHSTKTGLVTVSGKLSDDLAAGTLNSILKQAGLK; from the coding sequence ATGCACTGGTGCCACTGGGCTGGGCGTGTCGGTGCTCGAACAAAAGGTAGTCATCGTCAGTACAAACATTCCACAAAAACTGGGTTAGTAACTGTTTCAGGAAAACTGAGTGATGATCTTGCAGCAGGGACTTTGAATAGTATCTTAAAACAAGCGGGCTTGAAATAA
- a CDS encoding BrnT family toxin, giving the protein MDFEWNAAKAAINLAKHGVSFYKASAVFDDANGMTGYDSMHSGDEDRYLTTGISNKGRLLNCMAHRPE; this is encoded by the coding sequence ATGGACTTTGAATGGAATGCTGCCAAAGCTGCAATCAATCTTGCCAAACATGGTGTTAGCTTTTACAAAGCCTCCGCCGTATTCGATGATGCCAACGGCATGACTGGTTACGATTCAATGCATTCGGGCGATGAAGACCGTTATCTCACTACAGGTATCTCCAACAAGGGCCGTCTTCTGAATTGTATGGCCCACCGACCAGAATGA